In one Antennarius striatus isolate MH-2024 chromosome 1, ASM4005453v1, whole genome shotgun sequence genomic region, the following are encoded:
- the trpm5 gene encoding transient receptor potential cation channel subfamily M member 5 isoform X5 codes for MQERQDTPLRTLQPQPRCLRCGVTLEWSQEHSALLGCPCCSPLDEVLEDNRRGRGHWAAGRVGDIDFLGPTKTRGKFVRVPGDTDPVLVYQMLTEEWGLAPPHLVVALVGGDEVAQMKPWLRDTLRKGLVKAAQSTGAWILTNGLRFGITKHLGQAVRDHSLASTSSRVRVVAIGIAPWAAIHGREALLGAKVDEPAAYRPQDLPHGSVYSLDSHHSHFVLVEEDPSRPGATSEMRVKLLKHISLQRTGYGGTGSFEIPVLCLLVHGEPRILKRMFKGIGNSTPWLILAGSGGVADILVTLMNRGCWDTEGVHELLLDTFPNAHHSADVRSWVRLIQKILEHGHLLTVHDPEQESSDLDTVILKALVKACKSQSQEAQDFLDELKLAVAWNRVDIAKSDIFNGDVEWKACDLEEVMMDALINDKPDFVRLFVDNGVNLGEFLTYGRLQELYWAVSEKSLLHNLLLKKYEEKQMLLGAARTPGPPGHHPPEPGDRKPRFTLYEVAKVLKDFLHDSCKGFYQKIPTEKPAKGRLFHSQKNVAELEQSCEHPWRDLFLWAVLQNRQQMANYFWAMGPEAVAAALAGCKILKEMARLESEAESARSMKEAKYEQFALDVFGECYSNSEDRAYALLVRRTTCWSRSTVLNLATEADAKSFFAHDGVQALLTKIWWGAMTTDTAISKLVVSFFCPPLIWTNLIKFSDEELDHRDGREQFVELDSLDTEKALLLTDEDDPLDAPPGGPADQSCASVWWRFLLRRWRRFWSAPVTVFLGNVIMYFAFLFLFTYVLLLDFRPPPPLGPGAAEIMLYFWVFTLVLEELRQSFFTDEEMNILKKFKLYVEDNWNKCDMVAISLFVVGVSCRMVSSTYEAGRTVLAIDFMVFTLRLIHIFAIHKQLGPKIIIVERMMKDVFFFLFFLSVWLIAYGVATQALLHPNDPRIDWVFRRALYRPYLHIFGQIPLEEIDAARMPEMNCTNDSQEIISGLRPPCPNVYANWLVILLLVIFLLVTNVLLLNLLIAMFSYTFQVVQGNTDIFWKFQRYNLIVEYHSRPALAPPFIIISHLSQLLLSLVRQPESKQEHLERELPVGLDQRLITWETVQKENYLAKLERQHWESSEERLKHTSSKVQSLLRIVGGFKDQEKRMAMMDAQVRYCGEVLSWMAECFAQSTLRCGKEAPKTPARLTGSQPISSKDASPRQADKGAKQEMGATRPDHPGYGATKKFPYADE; via the exons ATGCAGGAGAGACAGGACACGCCTCTG CGGACGCTGCAGCCACAGCCGAGATGCCTGAGGTGTGGAGTCACACTGGAGTGGTCCCAGgagcacag tgcccTGCTGGGCTGCCCCTGCTGCTCCCCCCTGGATGAGGTACTGGAGGACaacaggagggggaggggccacTGGGCGGCAGGGCGAGTTGGCGACATCGACTTCCTGGGCCCAACCAAGACCAGGGGgaag ttcGTGCGGGTGCCGGGCGACACCGACCCGGTGCTGGTGTACCAGATGCTGACGGAGGAGTGGGGCCTGGCCCCCCCACACCTGGTGGTGGCCCTGGTGGGGGGGGACGAGGTGGCCCAGATGAAGCCCTGGCTGAGGGACACACTGAGGAAGGGGCTGGTGAAGGCGGCGCAGAGCACAG GGGCCTGGATCCTGACCAATGGGCTGCGCTTCGGCATCACCAAACACCTGGGCCAGGCGGTGAGGGACCACTCCCTGGccagcacctcctccagggTGCGTGTGGTCGCCATCGGCATCGCCCCCTGGGCGGCCATCCACGGCCGGGAGGCACTGCTGGGGGCCAAG GTGGATGAACCTGCAGCCTACAGGCCACAGGACCTTCCCCACGGCTCGGTCTACTCCCTGGACAGCCACCACTCCCACTTCGTGCTGGTGGAGGAGGATCCCAGCAGACCGGGGGCCACCAGCGAGATGAGGGTCAAGCTGCTGAAGCACATCTCACTGCAGCGCACCGGatatggag GAACGGGCAGCTTTGAGATCCCCGTCCTGTGTCTCCTGGTTCACGGGGAGCCCAGGATTCTGAAG AGGATGTTCAAAGGCATCGGGAACTCCACGCCCTGGCTCATCCTGGCCGGCTCCGGGGGCGTGGCCGACATCCTGGTCACGCTGATGAACAGGGGCTGCTGGGATACGGAGGGCGTCCacgagctgctgctggacaccTTCCCCAACGCCCACCACAGCGCCGACGTCAGGAGCTGGGTCAGGCTG ATCCAGAAGATCCTGGAACACGGACACCTGCTGACCGTCCACGACCCCGAGCAGGAGAGCTCCGACCTGGACACCGTCATCCTCAAGGCCCTGGTCAAGG cctgtAAGAGCCAGAGCCAGGAGGCTCAGGACTTCCTGGACGAGCTGAAGCTGGCGGTGGCGTGGAACCGGGTGGACATCGCCAAGAGCGACATCTTTAACGGAGACGTGGAGTGGAAG GCATGTgacctggaggaggtgatgatGGACGCGCTGATCAACGACAAACCCGACTTTGTGCGTCTGTTCGTGGACAACGGCGTGAACCTGGGGGAGTTCCTGACCTACGGCCGTCTGCAGGAGCTCTACTGGGCGGTGTCGGAGAAGAGCCTCCTCCACAACCTGCTGCTGAAGAAGTACGAGGAGAAGCAGATGCTGCTGGGGGCCGCCAGGACGCCCGGTCCGCCGGGACACCACCCGCCGGAGCCGGGCGACCGCAAGCCCCGCTTCACGCTGTACGAGGTGGCCAAGGTGCTCAAGGACTTCCTGCACGACTCCTGCAAAGGCTTCTACCAGAAGATCCCCACG GAGAAGCCGGCGAAGGGTCGACTGTTCCACAGCCAGAAGAATGTGGCGGAGCTGGAGCAGAGCTGTGAGCATCCCTGGAGGGACCTGTTCCTCTGGGCCGTCCTCCAGAACCGCCAGCAGATGGCCAACTACTTCTGGGCCATG GGCCCGGAGGCGGTGGCCGCGGCGCTGGCGGGATGTAAGATCCTGAAGGAGATGGCACGGCTGGAATCGGAGGCGGAGTCTGCCCGGAGCATGAAGGAGGCCAAGTACGAGCAGTTTGCCCTGG ACGTGTTCGGGGAGTGTTACTCCAACAGCGAGGACCGGGCGTACGCCCTGCTGGTCAGAAGAACCACCTGCTGGAGCAGGTCCACCGTCCTCAACCTGGCCACCGAGGCCGACGCCAAGTCCTTCTTCGCTCACGACGGGGTCCAG GCTCTGCTCACGAAGATCTGGTGGGGCGCCATGACGACGGACACGGCCATCTCCAAGCTGGTGGTGTCCTTCTTCTGTCCTCCACTCATCTGGACCAACCTCATAAAGTTCAG CGATGAGGAGCTGGACCACCGTGATGGGCGGGAGCAGTTTGTGGAGCTGGACAGTCTGGACACGGAGAAGGCGTTGCTGCTGACGGACGAGGACGACCCTCT GGACGCTCCTCCTGGGGGTCCGGCGGACCAGAGCTGCGCCTCCGTGTGGTGGCGCTTCCTGCTGCGCCGCTGGCGCCGCTTCTGGAGCGCCCCCGTCACCGTGTTCCTGGGGAACGTCATCATGTACTtcgccttcctcttcctcttcacctaCGTCCTCCTGCTGGACTTCCGGCCGCCGCCGCCCCTCGGCCCCGGGGCCGCAGAGATCATGCTGTACTTCTGGGTGTTCACCCTGGTGCTGGAGGAGCTCAGACAG AGCTTCTTCACCGATGAGGAGATGAACATCCTGAAGAAGTTCAAACTCTACGTGGAGGACAACTGGAACAAGTGTGACATGGTGGCCATCTCCCTGTTTGTGGTGGGCGTGTCATGCAG GATGGTGAGCAGCACCTACGAGGCGGGCAGGACGGTCCTGGCCATCGACTTCATGGTCTTCACGCTGCGTCTGATCCACATCTTCGCCATCCACAAGCAGCTGGGCCCCAAGATCATCATCGTGGAGAGAATG ATGAAGgacgtcttcttcttcctcttcttcctgagtGTGTGGCTCATCGCCTACGGCGTGGCCACCCAGGCTCTACTCCACCCCAACGACCCCCGCATCGACTGGGTGTTCCGCAGGGCCCTGTACCGGCCCTACCTGCACATCTTTGGACAGATCCCCCTGGAGGAGATCGACG CTGCTCGTATGCCTGAGATGAACTGCACCAACGACTCCCAGGAGATCATCTCGGGGTTACGGCCGCCGTGCCCCAACGTCTACGCCAACTGGCTGGTCATCCTGCTGTTGGTCATCTTCCTGCTGGTCACCAACGTGCTGCTGCTCAACTTGCTGATCGCCATGTTCAG CTACACCTTCCAGGTCGTTCAGGGCAACACGGACATCTTCTGGAAGTTCCAGCGGTACAACCTGATCGTGGAGTACCACAGCCGCCCGGCGCTGGCCCCgcccttcatcatcatcagccacCTGTCCCAGCTCCTCCTCAGCCTGGTCAGGCAGCCGGAGTCCAAGCAGGAGCACCTGG aaaggGAGCTGCCGGTGGGCCTGGACCAGAGGCTGATCACCTGGGAGACGGTGCAGAAGGAGAACTATTTGGCCAAACTGGAGCGGCAGCACTGGGAGAGCAGCGAGGAGCGTCTGAAGCACACCTCCTCCAA GGTTCAGAGTCTGCTGAGGATTGTGGGTGGGTTCAAGGACCAGGAGAAGCGGATGGCGATGATGGACGCTCAG GTGCGGTACTGTGGGGAGGTGCTGTCCTGGATGGCCGAGTGCTTCGCTCAGAGCACCCTCAGGTGTGGGAAGGAAGCCCCCAAGACTCCAG CACGTCTGACAggctctcagccaatcagcagcaagGACGCGTCTCCACGCCAAGCAGACAAAGGAGCCAAACAGGAAATGGGGGCCACCAGACCGGATCACCCAGGATACGGAGCCACCAAGAAGTTCCCCTACGCCGATGAGTAA